In Rhizobium binae, one genomic interval encodes:
- a CDS encoding aspartate aminotransferase family protein yields the protein MTKILHRTIGTALPSAVAGEGIHVTDSQGRTYIDGSGGAAVSCLGHNHPEVLDAMKVQMGRIAYAHTSFFTTDVAEELAEQLIALAPSGLDYVYFVSGGSEAVEAALKMARQYFVEIGQPQRRHIIARRQSYHGNTIGALAAGGNEWRRAQFKPILPETHHVSPCYAYRDMRPDETPESYVNRLACEFENKILELGAEAVMAFVAEPVVGATLGAVGPVADYFKRVRQICDKYGILLILDEVMCGMGRTGTMFAFDQEQIVPDLVTLAKGLGGGFQPIGAVLLSEKIYRAFADGSGLFQHGHTYIGHPIAAAAANKVVEILRRPEVMANVVKMGDRLQAGLDAALGQSPYVGDIRGRGLFRGVEIVADKDTKQPFDARRKIHAKIKKEAMEQGLMCYPMGGTIDGKLGDHVLLAPPFIVEPEQIDMIADKLAAAIKAAIES from the coding sequence ATGACAAAAATCCTCCATCGAACCATTGGTACAGCCTTGCCCAGCGCCGTCGCCGGGGAGGGCATCCACGTCACCGACAGTCAAGGGCGCACATATATCGACGGCTCAGGGGGGGCAGCTGTCAGCTGCCTTGGACATAATCACCCCGAAGTTCTCGATGCCATGAAGGTGCAAATGGGGCGCATCGCCTATGCTCACACGTCGTTCTTCACCACCGATGTGGCTGAGGAACTCGCTGAGCAGCTTATTGCCCTTGCGCCAAGTGGCCTTGACTATGTCTATTTCGTGTCTGGCGGATCCGAAGCTGTCGAGGCTGCGCTGAAAATGGCCCGACAGTATTTTGTCGAAATCGGTCAGCCTCAGCGGCGTCATATTATCGCGCGCCGGCAGAGCTACCATGGCAACACCATCGGGGCGCTGGCCGCGGGTGGAAACGAATGGCGTCGCGCTCAGTTCAAGCCCATCTTGCCGGAGACCCATCACGTGTCGCCTTGCTATGCCTATCGGGACATGCGGCCGGATGAAACTCCTGAGTCCTATGTCAACCGACTGGCCTGCGAGTTCGAGAACAAGATCCTCGAGTTAGGTGCTGAAGCTGTTATGGCTTTCGTGGCTGAACCTGTCGTCGGCGCGACCCTCGGCGCAGTTGGTCCCGTCGCGGACTACTTCAAACGTGTTCGGCAGATCTGCGACAAGTACGGCATATTGCTCATCCTAGATGAGGTCATGTGCGGCATGGGTCGTACCGGCACGATGTTCGCCTTCGATCAGGAACAGATTGTCCCTGATCTGGTGACTCTCGCAAAGGGCTTGGGGGGTGGGTTCCAACCAATCGGCGCGGTCTTGCTTTCCGAGAAGATCTATCGTGCGTTTGCGGATGGATCGGGTCTCTTCCAGCATGGGCACACCTACATCGGGCACCCGATTGCGGCGGCAGCGGCTAACAAGGTCGTGGAGATCCTCAGGCGCCCGGAAGTCATGGCCAACGTCGTCAAAATGGGCGATCGCCTTCAGGCCGGACTTGATGCGGCGCTCGGCCAATCGCCATACGTCGGCGACATCCGTGGCAGGGGCCTATTTCGGGGTGTGGAAATAGTCGCCGACAAGGACACAAAACAACCGTTCGACGCGAGGCGCAAAATCCACGCCAAGATCAAGAAAGAGGCGATGGAACAGGGCCTGATGTGCTACCCGATGGGCGGCACAATTGATGGTAAGCTCGGCGACCACGTGCTGTTGGCTCCTCCCTTCATCGTCGAGCCTGAGCAAATCGATATGATCGCAGACAAGCTAGCGGCAGCTATCAAAGCCGCGATCGAAAGCTGA
- a CDS encoding M24 family metallopeptidase, producing MAMPKAPQAFPRSEYLRRLSAVKTEMGRREVDLLVVISPANITYLTGYTSKSGYVPQALLVSFQEEEPTFITRRMDAPAGVHQMFIDRSRVVGYAEDLIANPEKDGWDAAIDLLLDSGHGRGCVAIEARFLQGPTIEKFRKRAPEAKLVDFGNAIDWIRGVKSDLEIIAMREAAKIADSAMHRAKEVIRPGVSEAHASAEIIAALIRGADGKVGTDVAPFHLCASPRTSTCHFSWTEDVFQDASQVNLEIAGVRHGYTSALMRTFSVGKPSDRLRQLHDGEAAGLEAALDAVKPGATCGDVAAAFTTTLRKHGFEKESRCGYAMGINWTEPTASLKLGDPTVLIPNMTFHLMLGNWIDEDLGYVISETFRVTENGVEVFGSFPREIVQI from the coding sequence ATGGCTATGCCCAAAGCGCCGCAGGCGTTTCCGCGGAGCGAATATTTGCGGCGCCTGTCCGCCGTAAAGACAGAAATGGGACGACGGGAGGTTGATCTGCTTGTGGTCATATCACCGGCGAACATTACCTATTTGACAGGATATACCTCAAAATCAGGCTACGTTCCGCAAGCTCTACTAGTCTCATTCCAAGAAGAAGAGCCAACGTTCATCACGCGTCGAATGGACGCGCCGGCAGGCGTCCACCAAATGTTTATCGATCGCAGTCGTGTGGTCGGCTATGCCGAGGATCTTATTGCAAACCCCGAAAAAGACGGCTGGGACGCTGCGATCGACCTTTTGCTCGATAGTGGTCATGGCAGGGGGTGCGTAGCAATCGAGGCACGGTTCCTGCAAGGCCCAACAATCGAAAAGTTCAGGAAGAGAGCGCCTGAGGCGAAACTGGTTGATTTCGGAAATGCGATCGATTGGATCAGAGGTGTCAAATCCGACCTTGAGATCATCGCGATGCGCGAAGCGGCAAAAATCGCAGACTCCGCGATGCACCGCGCCAAGGAGGTCATTCGACCGGGCGTTAGCGAAGCTCATGCGTCCGCAGAAATTATTGCGGCGCTAATTCGTGGGGCAGATGGCAAGGTTGGGACCGATGTGGCCCCGTTCCACTTATGCGCCTCGCCTCGCACGTCGACATGTCATTTCTCTTGGACCGAAGACGTCTTTCAGGATGCTTCTCAAGTCAACCTAGAGATTGCTGGGGTGCGTCACGGTTACACTTCAGCGCTTATGCGAACCTTCTCTGTCGGTAAGCCCTCTGATCGCCTCCGGCAGTTGCACGACGGCGAGGCAGCTGGGTTGGAGGCTGCACTTGATGCTGTGAAACCAGGCGCGACCTGTGGAGATGTGGCCGCTGCGTTCACCACAACTCTTCGTAAACACGGCTTCGAGAAGGAGTCTCGTTGCGGGTATGCCATGGGAATTAATTGGACAGAGCCGACCGCGAGCTTGAAGCTTGGTGACCCGACCGTCCTGATACCAAACATGACTTTTCATCTGATGCTTGGGAACTGGATTGACGAAGACCTCGGCTATGTAATCAGCGAGACCTTCCGTGTTACCGAGAATGGAGTGGAAGTGTTCGGCAGCTTCCCACGAGAGATCGTTCAGATTTAA
- a CDS encoding ABC transporter permease subunit, with product MTMIRRLVSSPILLTVPAFGVMFAVFGIPMILLFLTSLNAPEFSLANYVGFFEKKSYVLILIQTLKISLVATAICLLIGYPIAYLIANAGRARPVLVVMVFLPWLTSALVRTYAWTVVLGDNGLINSLLLNLGFIDRPLTLIYNRFAVYVGMVHIMLPMMILPLLSVMVNIDKSLMEAARSMGAKPFTAFLRVFLPLSVPGIRSGCILVFVVCLGFYITPQALGGLGDTMLSTLINSQLTTSLDIAPTAAAAFILLAMALLVLSTAGVNLASAHGQAGSVEQKIKSNRRLSFSKVRRYLGEVATPIRARSWGAKLYKSRRDTKWAKVIGASFLALVLFFLLAPGLIVIVISFSPGEFLEFPPKTWSLRWYYSFFQDPTWTGALWNSFKFGLIVSVASAIAGTTAAFGLSRCSPSFRSSMTMVILTPITFPIIVVGVAVYLGLARIGLVGTSTGIILGHIIGAIGYVVVIVLATLSGFDRRLEQAAMSMRAGPTRTFMRVTFPLIRSGIIGGALFAFLASFDEVIITSFVSGYAIPTLPLKMLENLKQQVDPTIAAVGSLLTLLPIVWLVALYFTLWRGRSSLQNATANPA from the coding sequence ATGACAATGATACGACGATTGGTCTCAAGCCCGATTCTGCTGACGGTGCCCGCCTTCGGGGTCATGTTCGCTGTATTCGGCATACCTATGATCCTGCTATTCCTGACCAGTCTCAACGCGCCAGAGTTCTCGTTGGCTAACTATGTGGGGTTCTTTGAGAAGAAGTCTTACGTCTTAATTCTAATTCAGACGCTCAAGATTAGTCTGGTCGCCACTGCAATCTGCCTGCTGATCGGTTATCCCATAGCTTATCTGATTGCCAATGCGGGCCGGGCGCGGCCTGTTCTTGTGGTCATGGTGTTCTTGCCTTGGTTGACGAGCGCTCTAGTGCGGACGTACGCGTGGACAGTTGTGTTGGGAGACAATGGGCTTATCAATAGCTTGTTGCTCAACCTTGGTTTCATCGACCGACCACTTACCCTCATTTACAACCGTTTCGCGGTCTATGTCGGGATGGTGCATATCATGCTGCCCATGATGATCTTGCCATTGCTTAGCGTGATGGTGAACATCGACAAATCTCTTATGGAGGCGGCCCGCAGCATGGGCGCAAAGCCTTTCACAGCGTTCTTGCGTGTGTTTCTTCCGCTTAGCGTCCCGGGTATTCGAAGCGGATGCATACTCGTTTTTGTTGTCTGCCTCGGATTTTACATCACGCCGCAGGCGTTGGGTGGCCTCGGCGACACCATGCTGTCTACTCTTATCAATTCGCAGCTCACGACGTCATTGGACATCGCGCCAACTGCCGCTGCTGCCTTCATACTTCTTGCTATGGCGCTCCTGGTTCTCTCTACGGCGGGTGTAAATCTCGCCAGCGCACACGGTCAAGCTGGGTCCGTGGAGCAGAAGATTAAGTCGAACCGCCGGCTATCGTTTTCCAAGGTACGCCGCTATCTTGGCGAGGTTGCAACACCGATTCGTGCTCGCAGCTGGGGAGCGAAGCTTTATAAAAGTCGCAGGGATACCAAGTGGGCAAAGGTTATCGGAGCATCGTTCCTTGCACTTGTATTGTTCTTTCTGCTGGCGCCCGGCCTGATCGTCATCGTCATCTCCTTTAGTCCGGGCGAGTTTCTCGAGTTCCCGCCGAAAACATGGTCTCTGCGGTGGTATTACTCGTTCTTCCAAGACCCGACGTGGACTGGTGCTCTGTGGAACAGCTTCAAATTCGGGCTGATAGTCAGCGTCGCTTCAGCGATAGCTGGTACAACGGCAGCTTTCGGCCTGAGCCGCTGCTCCCCAAGTTTCCGTTCAAGCATGACAATGGTTATTCTCACACCAATCACATTTCCGATCATTGTGGTGGGCGTCGCTGTCTATCTCGGCTTGGCAAGAATCGGTTTGGTAGGAACCAGCACTGGCATCATCTTAGGCCATATCATCGGTGCGATTGGTTATGTCGTAGTGATTGTCCTCGCGACTCTTTCCGGGTTTGACAGAAGACTTGAACAGGCTGCAATGAGCATGCGTGCCGGGCCGACGCGGACCTTTATGCGCGTGACATTTCCTCTGATCCGCTCTGGTATAATCGGCGGGGCGCTGTTTGCCTTTCTGGCTTCTTTCGATGAGGTCATCATTACATCGTTTGTCAGCGGCTATGCGATACCGACGTTGCCCCTGAAGATGCTCGAAAATTTGAAGCAGCAGGTCGATCCAACGATTGCCGCAGTGGGATCCTTGCTCACCTTGCTGCCTATTGTTTGGCTGGTGGCTCTATATTTCACCCTGTGGCGAGGACGGAGCTCCCTGCAAAACGCTACTGCGAACCCGGCTTAA
- the tnpB gene encoding IS66 family insertion sequence element accessory protein TnpB (TnpB, as the term is used for proteins encoded by IS66 family insertion elements, is considered an accessory protein, since TnpC, encoded by a neighboring gene, is a DDE family transposase.): protein MFRLGADLQVYLHREPIDFRAGINSLAVLVQEVMELDPFAPSVFAFCNRRRDRVKLLFFDRSGFVMVLKKLTEDRFRWPRRETAVVTLTTEQLHWILDGIDIDAMVRHPVRQYQIAG, encoded by the coding sequence ATGTTCAGACTGGGCGCTGATCTGCAGGTCTACCTCCACCGGGAACCCATCGACTTCCGCGCGGGCATCAACAGCCTCGCGGTCCTTGTGCAAGAGGTGATGGAGCTGGACCCGTTTGCTCCATCGGTGTTTGCCTTCTGCAATCGCAGGCGTGACCGGGTGAAGCTCTTGTTCTTTGATCGGTCCGGGTTTGTTATGGTCCTGAAGAAGCTAACGGAAGACCGGTTCAGGTGGCCCCGTCGGGAAACTGCGGTGGTGACGCTGACGACAGAGCAACTCCACTGGATCCTCGACGGCATCGATATCGATGCGATGGTCCGCCATCCCGTGCGGCAGTATCAGATTGCTGGCTGA
- the tnpA gene encoding IS66-like element accessory protein TnpA has protein sequence MDDAPKLQVRLVGRDGRRRYDPSSRDQLVAACLEPGVSVSRLALEHGVNANLVRKWVKRAKEDSALPAVSTFVPVQIATDMHSSSASGPLTKVEPVGKRSHASKLSAVLPNGVSLTLECSDVDGLAAIIGALSHVQTGR, from the coding sequence ATGGACGATGCTCCTAAACTGCAGGTGCGGCTTGTTGGCCGCGACGGTCGCCGTCGATATGACCCTTCCTCCCGAGATCAGCTTGTCGCAGCGTGTTTAGAGCCCGGCGTTTCGGTTTCGCGTCTAGCTCTGGAGCACGGCGTCAACGCCAATCTCGTTCGCAAATGGGTGAAGAGAGCCAAAGAAGATAGTGCATTGCCTGCGGTATCTACGTTCGTTCCGGTTCAGATAGCTACGGATATGCACTCGTCTTCTGCCAGCGGTCCACTGACGAAGGTGGAGCCGGTGGGCAAGCGATCTCATGCATCCAAGCTGAGCGCGGTGCTGCCGAACGGGGTCAGCCTGACGCTGGAATGCAGCGATGTCGATGGTCTGGCGGCAATCATAGGAGCGTTGAGCCATGTTCAGACTGGGCGCTGA
- a CDS encoding ABC transporter ATP-binding protein — MTLKMKSYLPTEDEVLEKAPVPAQIEFRNVTKLYGPIAAVKDISLSVSRGEFLTILGPSGSGKTTALMLLAGFTTPSEGDILIAGKSVSEVPSYRRDQGIVFQSYALFPHLTVARNLEFPLEMRGVNGAERAKRVSRMLERVRLSEFGGRMPSQLSGGQQQRVALARALIADPPILLLDEPLGALDRNLREQMQIEIKDLHREFGKTTICVTHDQEEALTLSDRIVVMRSGQIEQIDTPEALYDRPETRFVANFLGEANIFDGADFKVQSDIVPSTGMVAMLRPERICVTAPNGPRRSDAERRQSAAGVIEDMIYAGPLRKYRVRVGDTVLIAREHVASGQDVFGAGDEVRLDWLRSDVRFVTA, encoded by the coding sequence ATGACTTTGAAAATGAAAAGTTACCTTCCCACCGAGGACGAAGTGTTGGAGAAAGCCCCAGTTCCCGCCCAGATTGAGTTCCGCAATGTCACTAAGTTGTATGGGCCTATTGCTGCGGTCAAAGATATCTCCCTTTCTGTGTCTCGCGGTGAGTTCTTAACTATACTAGGGCCGAGTGGGTCGGGAAAAACGACAGCGTTGATGCTGCTTGCCGGGTTCACCACTCCGAGCGAAGGAGATATCCTCATCGCCGGGAAATCAGTTTCGGAAGTTCCTTCCTATCGACGCGATCAGGGAATCGTATTCCAGAGTTACGCACTTTTCCCGCACCTCACCGTCGCCCGAAACCTTGAGTTTCCTCTTGAAATGCGCGGCGTCAATGGTGCGGAGAGAGCGAAGCGCGTTAGCCGGATGCTTGAGCGCGTGCGCCTAAGCGAATTCGGCGGTCGGATGCCGTCGCAATTGAGTGGCGGTCAGCAACAGCGCGTAGCCCTTGCGCGCGCCTTGATTGCGGATCCGCCTATCCTCCTGCTCGACGAACCGCTTGGCGCACTTGACCGAAACCTTCGCGAGCAGATGCAGATCGAAATCAAGGATCTTCACCGGGAATTTGGGAAGACAACCATCTGCGTTACCCATGACCAAGAAGAAGCGCTGACCCTGTCTGATCGAATCGTCGTGATGAGATCTGGGCAGATCGAGCAGATTGACACACCTGAAGCTCTATACGACCGTCCGGAGACGCGTTTTGTCGCAAACTTTTTGGGCGAGGCCAACATTTTCGACGGCGCAGATTTCAAAGTTCAATCCGATATCGTGCCCTCGACCGGAATGGTCGCGATGCTCCGGCCCGAGCGCATCTGCGTCACTGCGCCGAATGGCCCGCGGCGCAGTGATGCGGAGCGCAGGCAATCCGCCGCGGGAGTCATAGAAGATATGATCTATGCCGGTCCCTTAAGAAAATACAGGGTACGTGTTGGCGATACAGTTCTGATCGCTCGCGAACATGTTGCCTCCGGGCAAGATGTGTTCGGGGCAGGCGACGAGGTTCGCCTCGACTGGCTGCGATCAGACGTTCGGTTTGTAACCGCGTAA
- a CDS encoding serine hydrolase, whose product MRATAWKDATLRQVMDMQTGLAYSEDYSANSASIWAYARASGWRPRPVGYAGPVTLCNYIQSVEKAGTRGAEFAYKTVNTDVMTWVMERVTGLPFSRLLQDRIWAPLGCQKDGYIIVDAAGMAMTGAGLSAVVSEKNPRQVSGRNAALANRAGSDEADGPAESRQNSLPPKNRIYAHAN is encoded by the coding sequence TTGAGGGCAACCGCCTGGAAGGATGCAACACTCCGCCAAGTGATGGATATGCAGACAGGGTTGGCGTACTCAGAAGACTATTCGGCTAATAGCGCGAGCATTTGGGCTTACGCGCGAGCAAGCGGGTGGCGGCCGCGGCCAGTTGGCTATGCTGGGCCGGTAACCTTATGCAACTATATTCAGTCGGTTGAGAAAGCGGGCACACGCGGAGCGGAGTTTGCCTACAAAACCGTCAACACTGACGTGATGACTTGGGTCATGGAGCGGGTCACTGGTCTTCCGTTCTCCCGCTTGCTTCAGGATCGGATTTGGGCGCCTCTCGGTTGCCAGAAGGATGGCTATATCATCGTTGATGCTGCCGGCATGGCGATGACGGGTGCAGGCTTGTCTGCCGTTGTGAGCGAGAAGAACCCTCGTCAAGTAAGTGGCCGAAATGCAGCTCTGGCAAACCGCGCCGGTTCGGACGAAGCAGATGGGCCCGCAGAAAGCCGACAAAATAGTTTGCCGCCGAAGAACCGAATATACGCGCATGCGAATTGA
- a CDS encoding MurR/RpiR family transcriptional regulator, with translation MSEQLQQAARHILEHPQEVALVSMRELARNAGVQPSTMTRLAKFLGFPGYEDFRVQHADVIRVNADGFAARAMQRDEAGANDEGLAHRMLQSISAQIARLCEPETLSRLNEMAERLATARRVYVLGLRSCHSVAWHFHYVMTLLGDKTVHLDGPAGTGGDALIRATTDDVLLAVSINPYSRYTLEVAEAAVEKGVSVLAITDSEVSPLVTIAEHAVLFPTESHTFFHTLTPALAISEVLCGLLASHDRKGALKELKRVDSYLSSMNTYSASIPRRKI, from the coding sequence ATGTCCGAGCAGTTGCAACAAGCAGCTCGCCATATCCTCGAGCATCCACAAGAGGTCGCGCTCGTCTCGATGCGCGAGCTCGCGCGCAATGCGGGTGTGCAGCCCTCGACCATGACGCGCCTTGCGAAATTTCTTGGCTTTCCGGGTTATGAAGACTTCCGTGTTCAACATGCTGACGTCATCCGCGTTAATGCAGACGGTTTTGCAGCGCGCGCGATGCAAAGAGACGAAGCTGGAGCGAATGATGAGGGCCTCGCCCACCGGATGCTCCAGAGCATTTCAGCGCAGATTGCGCGACTATGTGAGCCGGAAACGCTTTCAAGACTGAACGAGATGGCTGAGCGTTTGGCCACAGCCCGAAGAGTTTATGTGCTTGGCCTGCGCTCCTGCCATTCGGTCGCCTGGCACTTTCATTACGTGATGACGCTGTTAGGCGATAAGACCGTCCATTTGGACGGTCCTGCCGGCACGGGTGGCGACGCGCTTATTCGCGCCACCACTGATGATGTTCTCCTTGCCGTTTCAATAAATCCATACTCACGCTATACGCTTGAAGTCGCGGAAGCCGCCGTTGAGAAAGGTGTGAGTGTACTCGCGATAACGGACAGCGAGGTTTCGCCATTGGTTACGATTGCCGAGCATGCAGTCCTTTTTCCAACCGAGAGCCACACGTTCTTCCACACATTGACGCCGGCCTTGGCAATTTCGGAGGTGCTGTGCGGACTTCTGGCAAGCCACGATCGAAAGGGCGCGCTGAAGGAGCTCAAGCGGGTCGACAGCTATCTCTCTTCGATGAATACCTACTCCGCATCTATACCGCGTCGAAAAATCTGA
- a CDS encoding ABC transporter substrate-binding protein — protein MSFLINRRRFMQATSSVIAVGALSSATGRARAASTGELKVNMSGGNWGDAVMKAYVKPFEEETGVKVTPVLADFTSTQIAMMVDTKNVSTDIVNMGQTHVHPLSAKGYLETIDYSGWQKDDLEAIADFAKQPSGFASYVYSFNMVWNTKKFPAGKSRPTSWAEFWDVEKFPGVRSLFTGEYGTGPWEEALLADGVPMDKLYPLDIDRVFASLDKIKPHIRKWWTGGSEILQIMRDNVADVVQSYDGRALSLIDEGGPIEINRNQAKLTTDYWCIPKGSPNAQNAQRFLEITGRADRQAAFAELIAQAPTNKNAYKTIPDNVARKLASHPDYAATSFALDAKWYADAGPDGKPNKDRLVERWNEWILQ, from the coding sequence ATGAGCTTTCTAATAAATCGCAGGCGCTTCATGCAGGCGACATCATCCGTCATAGCGGTGGGAGCGTTGTCGTCCGCAACCGGTCGCGCGCGGGCGGCGTCCACTGGCGAATTGAAAGTCAACATGAGCGGCGGCAATTGGGGCGACGCGGTGATGAAGGCTTATGTAAAGCCTTTCGAGGAGGAGACTGGCGTCAAAGTCACACCTGTGTTGGCGGATTTCACATCGACGCAGATCGCGATGATGGTGGATACCAAGAACGTTTCAACCGATATCGTTAATATGGGCCAAACGCACGTGCATCCTCTAAGCGCGAAAGGATACCTCGAGACGATCGATTATTCCGGTTGGCAAAAAGACGACTTGGAAGCTATCGCTGACTTCGCAAAACAACCGAGCGGTTTCGCCTCCTACGTCTATTCGTTCAACATGGTGTGGAACACGAAGAAGTTCCCCGCAGGGAAATCGCGTCCGACGTCATGGGCCGAGTTCTGGGATGTGGAAAAATTCCCTGGCGTCCGGTCTCTGTTCACCGGAGAATATGGAACCGGCCCCTGGGAGGAGGCCCTGCTGGCCGACGGCGTTCCTATGGATAAACTGTATCCGCTGGACATTGATCGAGTTTTCGCGAGTCTCGACAAGATCAAGCCGCACATTCGCAAGTGGTGGACAGGCGGATCGGAGATCCTCCAGATTATGCGGGACAATGTTGCCGACGTTGTGCAATCCTATGACGGCCGGGCACTGTCCCTTATCGATGAGGGCGGCCCAATTGAGATCAACCGGAACCAGGCCAAGCTGACGACAGACTATTGGTGCATTCCGAAGGGCAGCCCGAACGCGCAAAACGCTCAAAGGTTCCTCGAGATCACTGGCCGTGCAGACAGGCAGGCGGCTTTCGCTGAACTGATCGCGCAAGCTCCGACCAACAAGAATGCATACAAAACCATACCTGACAATGTTGCGCGAAAGCTTGCGTCGCATCCAGATTATGCTGCCACCAGCTTCGCTCTGGATGCCAAGTGGTACGCAGACGCCGGACCAGATGGAAAACCAAATAAGGATCGGCTTGTCGAGCGTTGGAACGAGTGGATACTTCAGTAA
- a CDS encoding M20 family metallopeptidase has product MNVLTNNLLSETECDAVLELRHAMHREPELSNNEWKTQKRIIEALEAFGLTGANTFHNTGVYIDIEGAASGPGRSVVLRGDIDALPIHEERDDLPYKSEVPGVMHACGHDVHGSIALGTALAFHRMRQNFSGKVRVIFQPAEEAEPLGGRSVAEAKLLDGFDLAVGLHVHTDIPAGSYGARAGAVTKSSDQFEVEFIGIMAHGAKPNAGVDAISIAAAFINEVQKVVSREMPVDDGAIITIGTIHGGEATNIICPSVTLTGTIRTSNSERRTLLVRRVGEIADGAASMHRGRARFSSLAGEPPVINDSDMVDRFRETVIKVAGEDKFVQRPASSGSDDFGYYSDLLPSIYFWIGTQEPGNDTGVHTPTFGASDKIVIPATELAVQYCLNLIRE; this is encoded by the coding sequence ATGAACGTTTTGACCAACAACTTACTCTCAGAAACCGAGTGCGATGCGGTTCTGGAGCTACGACACGCGATGCATCGCGAGCCAGAACTGTCGAACAATGAGTGGAAGACCCAAAAAAGGATTATTGAAGCACTGGAGGCGTTCGGCCTGACTGGCGCGAACACCTTTCATAATACCGGTGTGTATATTGATATCGAGGGCGCAGCTTCCGGCCCCGGTCGTTCGGTTGTGCTCCGGGGTGACATTGATGCGCTCCCAATCCACGAAGAACGGGACGACCTACCGTATAAATCCGAGGTGCCAGGTGTGATGCACGCTTGCGGCCATGACGTGCATGGATCCATCGCTTTAGGTACAGCCCTTGCTTTCCACCGAATGCGACAGAACTTCTCGGGCAAAGTGCGTGTCATTTTTCAGCCAGCGGAAGAGGCAGAACCGCTTGGCGGGCGAAGCGTCGCTGAGGCGAAACTGCTTGATGGCTTCGACTTGGCTGTTGGGCTTCATGTACATACTGACATTCCAGCAGGGTCCTATGGCGCGCGTGCCGGCGCTGTGACTAAATCGTCCGACCAATTTGAGGTGGAGTTCATCGGAATTATGGCCCACGGGGCAAAGCCGAATGCGGGCGTTGACGCGATTTCCATTGCAGCGGCCTTTATCAATGAGGTCCAAAAGGTGGTTTCGCGGGAAATGCCTGTAGACGATGGCGCGATCATCACCATCGGCACCATCCATGGGGGCGAGGCGACCAACATTATCTGCCCATCGGTCACGTTGACGGGGACAATCCGCACAAGCAATTCTGAGCGCAGGACTTTGTTAGTTCGGAGAGTCGGTGAGATTGCTGATGGGGCCGCGTCTATGCATCGCGGTCGTGCTCGGTTCTCATCGCTTGCAGGCGAGCCGCCGGTCATCAACGACTCCGACATGGTCGACCGCTTCCGTGAAACGGTCATCAAAGTGGCAGGCGAGGATAAGTTCGTCCAACGACCGGCAAGCTCGGGAAGCGATGACTTCGGGTATTATTCTGACCTACTGCCGTCCATCTATTTTTGGATTGGCACTCAGGAGCCAGGCAACGATACAGGGGTGCATACGCCGACTTTCGGTGCGTCCGACAAGATCGTGATCCCCGCTACGGAGTTGGCGGTCCAATACTGCTTAAACCTCATACGCGAATGA
- a CDS encoding carboxymuconolactone decarboxylase family protein produces the protein MNISNKMVSSCPPITDEEWPVEIDDMKAGFAGSLNVYRTMAHHPALLKAWAPLRQHIVKNSALGSVRSELVILRAAHRMGSAYEWAHHVSRARALGISDARIRAMGGTPAGEDGLIARAVDTLFDNARLSAEIEQAISSSMGTQAVLDLIATVGFYSVLGYILMTFNTPIDEHVADEMAKRPI, from the coding sequence ATGAATATTTCGAACAAGATGGTGTCGTCCTGCCCGCCGATAACGGACGAAGAGTGGCCCGTTGAAATTGATGACATGAAGGCAGGTTTTGCGGGATCACTCAATGTTTACCGCACAATGGCGCACCACCCCGCGCTATTGAAGGCATGGGCTCCATTACGCCAGCATATCGTCAAAAACAGCGCGTTGGGTTCTGTCCGCTCGGAACTTGTCATTCTGCGGGCGGCCCATCGGATGGGCTCAGCCTATGAATGGGCCCATCACGTAAGCCGCGCTCGGGCGTTGGGCATTTCCGATGCTCGCATTCGCGCGATGGGCGGGACGCCGGCCGGCGAGGACGGACTGATCGCGCGTGCCGTCGATACGCTGTTCGACAATGCACGCCTGTCAGCCGAAATCGAGCAAGCCATTTCTTCGTCAATGGGAACTCAGGCTGTGCTCGATCTAATCGCCACCGTCGGGTTCTATTCCGTGCTCGGCTACATTTTGATGACCTTCAACACGCCGATCGATGAACATGTTGCCGATGAGATGGCAAAGCGGCCGATTTGA